The following are encoded together in the Arcobacter aquimarinus genome:
- a CDS encoding ABC transporter permease: MKLFFKKLLYLITMLFIISLISFIAINAAPNSFFASGELNPNITPESIEQLKAIYGLDKPLYIQFFSWIYSIIQLDFGISFASGEMVKNEILSRIPVTLTINIVSMVLIFIISLYFGIKSALNKNSFFDKFTGQLSLLSFSMPSFYLALLLVLIFAINFEILPIAGLHSVPNDGSLDYYLDYAWHLILPIFIIVFGGIGSLILYIRGLTLEILKSDYIFFARARGLTQKQILRYYILPNLYPPVITLLGLSLPGIIGGSVILETIFSIDGMGLLFYQSALSHDYPVIMGILIIGAFLTLIGNMIADLVLLKLNPNYEEK, from the coding sequence ATGAAACTATTTTTTAAAAAATTATTATACCTTATCACTATGCTTTTTATAATTAGTTTAATCTCATTTATTGCAATAAATGCTGCACCAAACTCTTTTTTTGCAAGTGGTGAATTAAATCCAAATATCACTCCTGAATCAATTGAGCAATTAAAAGCTATTTATGGACTTGATAAACCCTTATATATTCAATTCTTTTCTTGGATTTATTCTATTATTCAACTTGATTTTGGAATCTCTTTTGCAAGTGGAGAGATGGTGAAAAATGAGATATTAAGCAGAATTCCCGTTACACTTACAATAAATATAGTTTCTATGGTTTTAATATTTATAATTTCATTATATTTTGGAATTAAATCAGCACTCAATAAAAACTCATTTTTTGATAAGTTCACAGGTCAATTATCACTTTTAAGTTTTTCAATGCCTTCTTTTTATCTAGCACTTTTATTGGTTTTAATTTTTGCTATAAATTTTGAAATATTACCAATAGCAGGACTTCATAGTGTGCCAAATGATGGAAGTTTAGATTATTATTTAGATTATGCTTGGCATTTGATACTTCCTATTTTTATTATTGTTTTTGGAGGAATTGGAAGTTTAATTTTATATATTAGAGGTTTAACTCTTGAGATTTTAAAATCTGATTACATCTTTTTCGCACGTGCAAGAGGATTGACTCAAAAACAGATTTTAAGATACTATATTTTACCAAATTTATATCCACCAGTTATTACTCTTCTTGGTCTTTCTCTTCCAGGGATTATTGGTGGTTCTGTTATTTTAGAAACCATTTTTTCAATTGATGGAATGGGATTATTATTTTATCAAAGTGCTTTAAGCCATGATTATCCCGTAATTATGGGGATTTTGATAATTGGTGCCTTTTTGACACTAATTGGTAATATGATTGCTGATTTAGTTTTATTAAAACTAAACCCAAATTATGAAGAAAAATAG
- the acpS gene encoding holo-ACP synthase, whose translation MIGIDITSIDRIKRMYEKFGIKAYEKFLNPQEIELIKKPETAAGFWAAKEAASKALGTGIGSSCGFHDIKISKGELGNPKIKYRKKVRKAFGIKDSYLSITHDAGFAIAVVVNVLK comes from the coding sequence ATGATAGGTATAGATATAACTTCAATAGATAGAATAAAAAGAATGTATGAAAAGTTTGGAATAAAGGCTTATGAAAAGTTTTTGAATCCACAGGAAATAGAACTAATAAAAAAACCTGAAACAGCAGCTGGATTTTGGGCTGCAAAAGAAGCAGCCTCTAAAGCACTTGGAACGGGAATTGGCTCATCTTGTGGTTTTCATGATATAAAAATATCAAAAGGAGAACTTGGAAATCCAAAGATTAAATATAGAAAAAAAGTTAGAAAAGCTTTTGGAATAAAAGATTCTTATCTTTCAATTACACATGATGCAGGTTTTGCAATAGCTGTTGTTGTAAATGTTTTAAAGTGA
- the ruvX gene encoding Holliday junction resolvase RuvX: MKLASIDIGLKRIGVAICLTSNIVTPQNAILRKNRNQAANDVNTFLKEWEIEKLIVGFPSSSEDTQNRIKHFVNLLELKIPFEFQEENMSSIEAEEMIKGEIKYKRDGRVDSLAAKIILERFLAKKTSL, encoded by the coding sequence TTGAAATTAGCTTCTATTGATATTGGACTTAAAAGAATTGGAGTTGCTATTTGCTTAACTTCAAATATTGTAACTCCTCAAAATGCAATTTTAAGAAAAAATAGAAATCAAGCTGCAAACGATGTAAATACTTTTTTAAAAGAGTGGGAAATTGAAAAACTAATTGTTGGATTTCCTAGCTCTTCTGAAGATACACAAAATAGAATAAAACATTTTGTAAATTTACTTGAACTTAAAATCCCTTTTGAATTTCAAGAAGAAAATATGAGTTCAATAGAAGCAGAAGAGATGATAAAAGGTGAAATAAAATATAAAAGAGATGGAAGAGTTGATAGCCTTGCTGCTAAAATCATACTTGAGAGATTCTTAGCTAAAAAAACCTCACTTTAA
- a CDS encoding methylenetetrahydrofolate reductase — translation MFETLIQKLQEDKYLTLETTPQHEPSMHNIIERIKKFKLHEKVDGFSCTDNPLAKLKYNALFASLKLQQEFNKPVIATMSMRDRNKIALQSDLMGANDFDVRAILALTGDPAKMSDQPHAKGVFEANSLMLLKIIKSFNYGMDFAGRPFKIEPKQIFPFAVVNSYAKNFSTLERKMNQKIQNGAIGIISQPVFDIENAKKLLESFNIAKQDVEGDKQKAQLIFGLFPVTKLRTALFLSAQVPGIHVPQFWIDALENAHNISEEEEHKVGLQLSSDLFKEINKLHPKIHLMTANRFDIANEIIS, via the coding sequence ATGTTTGAAACACTTATACAAAAACTTCAAGAAGATAAATACTTAACACTTGAAACAACACCTCAACATGAACCATCAATGCACAATATTATTGAAAGAATAAAAAAATTTAAATTACATGAAAAAGTTGATGGTTTTTCTTGTACAGATAATCCCTTAGCAAAATTAAAATATAACGCACTTTTTGCTTCATTAAAATTACAACAAGAGTTTAATAAACCAGTAATTGCAACAATGAGTATGAGAGATAGAAATAAAATTGCATTACAATCAGATTTAATGGGAGCAAATGATTTCGATGTTAGAGCAATTTTGGCTCTAACAGGAGATCCTGCAAAAATGAGTGACCAACCTCATGCAAAAGGAGTTTTTGAAGCAAACTCTTTAATGCTTTTAAAAATTATAAAATCATTTAATTATGGTATGGATTTTGCAGGGCGTCCTTTTAAAATAGAACCTAAACAAATTTTTCCATTTGCAGTTGTAAACTCTTATGCAAAAAATTTTTCAACTCTTGAAAGAAAAATGAATCAAAAAATTCAAAATGGAGCAATTGGAATAATCTCTCAACCTGTTTTTGATATTGAAAATGCAAAAAAATTATTAGAATCATTTAATATTGCAAAACAAGACGTAGAAGGAGATAAACAAAAAGCTCAACTTATTTTTGGATTATTTCCAGTAACAAAACTACGAACTGCTCTATTTTTATCTGCACAAGTTCCAGGTATTCATGTACCTCAGTTTTGGATTGATGCTCTTGAAAATGCACATAATATTTCTGAAGAAGAAGAGCATAAAGTAGGTCTACAACTAAGTTCTGATTTATTTAAAGAGATAAACAAACTTCATCCAAAAATTCATCTTATGACTGCAAATAGATTTGATATAGCAAATGAGATTATCTCTTGA
- the serB gene encoding phosphoserine phosphatase SerB, with the protein MKLAVFDFDSTLMDGETIDFLAEELGIGDEVKKITEEAMSGRLDFFESLTTRVALLKGMDYQKVVDICSNLPLMPGAVELVPQLQKMGYKVVCFSGGFRLGTTPAREKLGLDADFSNVLHEKDGKLTGLIGGDMMFGYSKGDMLQRIQSLMGITRAETLVCGDGANDLSMFAHADTRVAFCAREVLKKEANIIIDEKDLTKILDYIK; encoded by the coding sequence ATGAAATTAGCTGTTTTTGATTTCGATTCAACTTTAATGGATGGAGAAACTATAGATTTTTTAGCTGAAGAGCTAGGTATTGGTGATGAGGTTAAGAAAATTACAGAAGAAGCAATGAGTGGAAGATTAGATTTTTTTGAATCTTTAACTACGAGAGTTGCACTTTTAAAAGGAATGGATTATCAAAAAGTTGTTGATATTTGCTCAAATCTTCCTTTAATGCCAGGAGCTGTAGAGCTTGTTCCACAATTACAAAAAATGGGTTATAAAGTAGTTTGTTTTTCAGGTGGATTTAGATTAGGAACAACACCAGCACGTGAAAAGTTAGGATTAGATGCTGATTTTTCAAATGTTTTACACGAAAAAGATGGAAAATTAACTGGGCTTATTGGTGGAGATATGATGTTTGGATATTCAAAAGGTGATATGCTTCAAAGAATTCAAAGTTTAATGGGTATTACAAGAGCTGAAACTTTAGTTTGTGGAGATGGAGCAAATGATTTATCTATGTTTGCACATGCTGATACAAGAGTTGCATTTTGTGCAAGAGAAGTTTTGAAAAAAGAGGCAAATATAATAATTGATGAAAAAGATTTAACAAAAATTTTAGATTATATTAAATAG
- a CDS encoding transaldolase → MGLKEDINYSLWCDFIERDFLETRFKEIIKKGIIQGATSNPAIFESSITNSVAYKQQLDMLQANNAKTIYEELALTDIKRAAFLLDDLHKKDADDGFISIEVDPLLCDDAAGTIDEGVRLYSLINADNVMIKVPATEAGYIAMRELTSKGINVNATLIFSPSQAIKCAQALDEGIKDSNKDIKAVISVFVSRLDRLTDADFVLKGLQPSKLGIINATKCYHEVNKFQNPNIRTLFASTGVKGNELSPSYYVDNLIYPNSVNTAPLATIEDWLKEGSKVETPLMSETDCDKYFELLKNKGIKMESVYDKLLIDGLEAFKVSFRDLLSKLVN, encoded by the coding sequence ATGGGATTAAAAGAAGATATTAACTACTCTTTATGGTGTGATTTTATTGAAAGAGATTTTTTAGAAACAAGATTTAAAGAGATTATTAAAAAAGGGATAATTCAAGGTGCTACTTCAAATCCTGCAATTTTTGAATCATCAATTACTAACTCTGTTGCATATAAACAACAACTTGATATGTTACAAGCAAATAATGCAAAAACTATTTATGAAGAATTAGCTTTAACAGATATAAAAAGAGCAGCTTTTTTATTAGATGATTTGCATAAAAAAGATGCAGATGATGGGTTTATTTCTATAGAAGTTGATCCATTATTATGTGATGATGCAGCTGGGACTATTGATGAGGGAGTTAGACTTTATTCTTTAATAAATGCTGATAATGTAATGATAAAAGTTCCAGCAACTGAAGCTGGATATATAGCAATGAGAGAATTAACTTCAAAAGGAATAAATGTAAATGCAACTTTAATTTTTTCACCATCTCAAGCTATAAAATGTGCTCAAGCATTAGATGAAGGAATTAAAGATTCAAATAAAGATATTAAAGCAGTTATTTCAGTATTTGTGTCAAGACTTGATAGATTAACTGATGCTGATTTCGTGTTAAAAGGTTTACAACCATCAAAACTTGGAATTATAAATGCAACTAAATGTTATCATGAAGTTAATAAGTTTCAAAATCCTAATATAAGAACATTATTTGCAAGTACAGGAGTTAAAGGAAATGAATTGAGTCCTAGTTATTATGTTGATAACTTAATTTATCCAAATTCAGTAAACACAGCACCACTTGCTACTATTGAAGATTGGTTAAAAGAGGGTTCTAAAGTAGAAACTCCATTAATGAGTGAAACGGATTGTGATAAATATTTTGAGCTTTTAAAAAATAAAGGAATCAAAATGGAATCAGTTTATGATAAACTACTTATTGATGGTTTAGAAGCATTTAAAGTTTCATTTAGAGATTTACTTTCTAAACTAGTAAATTAA
- a CDS encoding class II 3-deoxy-7-phosphoheptulonate synthase, with product MNKWTPNSWRDFPIKQQPTYNDLEKLAKVESELASYPPLIFAGEALNLKKQLADVVNGKAFLLQGGDCAESFASFNAQNIKDLFKVMMQMAVVLTFSGGCPVVKVGRVAGQFAKPRSDDFENKDGISLPSYRGDIINDIDFNEKSRNPKAKKLLKAYNQSAATMNLLRAFSRGGMADLNQVHLWNLDFVKDNYLGAKYEELANKISESLTFMKACGITSENTPQLNQTTLFTSHEALLLNYEQALTRRDSITGDWFNCAAHMLWIGDRTRDLKEAHIEYFRGINNPIGCKVGPSMKEDELIKLIDALNPNNEAGRLNLIVRMGANKVGDFFPKLLQRVKAEGKNVLWSSDPMHGNTIKADNGYKTRDFEAILSEVKQFFEIHRAEGTYAGGIHLEMTGQNVTECTGSASSAVTQESLSSRYHTQCDPRLNADQALELSFMIADTLKEARKNLI from the coding sequence ATGAATAAATGGACTCCAAATAGCTGGAGAGATTTCCCAATAAAACAACAACCAACATATAATGATTTAGAAAAATTAGCAAAAGTAGAATCAGAATTAGCTTCTTATCCTCCATTGATTTTTGCAGGGGAAGCTTTAAATCTAAAAAAACAATTAGCAGATGTTGTAAATGGAAAAGCTTTTTTACTTCAAGGTGGAGATTGTGCTGAATCATTTGCTTCATTTAATGCACAGAATATAAAAGATTTATTTAAAGTTATGATGCAAATGGCAGTTGTTTTAACTTTCTCAGGTGGTTGTCCTGTTGTAAAAGTTGGACGAGTTGCTGGACAATTTGCAAAACCAAGAAGTGATGATTTTGAAAATAAAGATGGAATATCTCTACCTTCATATAGAGGAGATATCATAAATGATATAGATTTCAATGAAAAATCAAGAAATCCAAAAGCTAAAAAGTTATTAAAAGCATATAACCAAAGTGCAGCAACAATGAATCTTTTAAGAGCTTTTTCAAGAGGTGGAATGGCTGATTTAAATCAAGTTCATTTATGGAATTTAGATTTTGTTAAAGATAATTATTTAGGTGCAAAATATGAAGAGCTTGCAAATAAAATAAGTGAAAGTTTAACATTTATGAAAGCTTGTGGAATTACAAGTGAAAATACTCCACAATTAAATCAAACAACACTATTTACTTCACATGAAGCATTGTTGTTAAACTATGAACAAGCACTTACAAGACGAGATTCAATAACAGGTGATTGGTTTAACTGTGCTGCTCATATGTTATGGATTGGTGATAGAACAAGAGATTTAAAAGAGGCTCATATTGAGTATTTTAGAGGGATAAATAATCCAATTGGTTGTAAAGTTGGTCCTTCTATGAAAGAGGATGAATTAATAAAATTAATTGATGCTCTAAATCCAAATAATGAAGCTGGAAGATTGAATCTTATTGTTAGAATGGGTGCAAACAAAGTTGGTGATTTCTTCCCAAAACTTTTACAAAGAGTAAAAGCAGAAGGTAAAAATGTACTTTGGTCAAGTGATCCAATGCATGGAAATACAATAAAAGCTGATAATGGATATAAAACTAGAGATTTTGAAGCAATTTTAAGTGAAGTAAAACAATTCTTTGAAATTCATAGAGCTGAAGGAACATATGCAGGTGGAATTCATCTTGAAATGACAGGTCAAAATGTAACTGAATGTACAGGAAGTGCATCTTCTGCTGTTACACAAGAGAGTTTATCAAGTAGATATCATACTCAATGTGATCCAAGATTAAATGCAGACCAAGCTTTAGAGTTATCATTTATGATAGCAGATACTTTAAAAGAGGCAAGAAAAAATCTAATATAA
- a CDS encoding outer membrane protein OmpK gives MSNLILKILVIVTFFTLNIFAKDINNINNSQWANLHLYKGVNQRGGPFVFDDTYVEFEFGGRYEWLDLYGYVDFIDALNSKSSDKHGGNNFFIDIEPRVSIDYLLNKDLSYGALKELFFAFDIYYADEPNANGLKVIWMGLGSDIDIPWLGVSGVNFYTRFIEENYGASNENSFDGYVAHINWFKPIYNFSENRFLSFQGYLDYEFGSDLDNNSFERQYRTSDSFQSYLGFWLHDKKWALGYGLKVYKDMTQWKNGEILNNRKTDTTGVAHYFNVAYKF, from the coding sequence ATGAGTAATTTGATTTTAAAAATATTAGTTATTGTGACTTTTTTTACTCTAAATATTTTTGCAAAAGATATTAATAATATAAATAATTCACAATGGGCAAATTTACATCTTTATAAAGGAGTAAATCAAAGAGGTGGACCATTTGTTTTTGATGATACTTATGTAGAGTTTGAATTTGGAGGAAGATATGAATGGCTTGATTTATATGGATATGTAGATTTTATAGATGCTTTAAATAGTAAAAGTAGTGATAAACATGGAGGGAATAATTTTTTTATAGATATAGAACCTAGAGTTTCTATTGATTATTTACTCAATAAAGATTTATCTTATGGAGCATTAAAAGAGTTGTTTTTTGCTTTTGATATCTATTATGCAGATGAACCAAATGCAAATGGTTTAAAAGTTATATGGATGGGATTAGGAAGTGATATTGACATTCCTTGGCTAGGAGTTAGTGGAGTGAATTTTTATACAAGATTTATAGAAGAAAATTATGGAGCAAGTAATGAAAATAGTTTTGATGGTTATGTTGCTCATATAAATTGGTTTAAACCAATTTATAATTTTTCAGAAAATAGATTTTTATCTTTTCAAGGATATTTAGATTATGAATTTGGAAGTGATTTAGATAATAATAGTTTTGAAAGACAATACAGAACAAGTGATTCTTTTCAATCTTATTTAGGGTTTTGGTTACACGATAAAAAATGGGCTTTGGGATATGGCTTAAAAGTTTATAAAGATATGACTCAATGGAAAAATGGTGAAATTTTAAATAATAGAAAAACTGACACAACAGGTGTTGCACATTATTTTAATGTGGCTTATAAATTCTAA
- a CDS encoding arsenate reductase family protein, which translates to MITVYGIKTCGSVRNALKFFKDNNIEVEFFDFKKETPSAKKIKDWTTKADINILFNNKGTKYKTLNLKELNLDSNGKYEWLCKEPLLFKRPVIEFGDKLVVAWDEEVYKNTFLK; encoded by the coding sequence ATGATTACAGTTTACGGAATAAAAACTTGTGGAAGTGTTAGAAATGCTTTGAAATTTTTCAAAGATAATAACATAGAAGTTGAATTTTTTGATTTCAAGAAAGAAACTCCAAGTGCAAAAAAAATCAAAGATTGGACTACAAAAGCTGATATAAATATTCTTTTTAATAATAAAGGAACAAAATATAAAACTCTAAATCTAAAAGAGTTAAACCTTGATTCAAATGGAAAATATGAGTGGCTTTGTAAAGAACCTCTTTTATTTAAAAGACCTGTTATTGAATTTGGTGACAAATTAGTAGTTGCTTGGGATGAAGAAGTTTATAAAAATACTTTTTTAAAATAG
- the gatC gene encoding Asp-tRNA(Asn)/Glu-tRNA(Gln) amidotransferase subunit GatC, whose product MTVDDNLIAKLAKLSSLEIDDSRKEKLKSELGDIINFVENLNEIDVSGIEATFSTIEGGTPLREDISNQDLELSNHILKHAPKSEDGYFIVPKIIE is encoded by the coding sequence ATGACTGTTGATGATAACTTAATAGCAAAATTAGCAAAACTTTCAAGCTTAGAAATAGATGACTCAAGAAAAGAAAAATTAAAATCAGAATTAGGTGATATCATAAACTTTGTTGAAAATCTAAACGAAATTGATGTTTCAGGAATTGAAGCTACATTTAGTACAATTGAAGGTGGAACTCCTTTAAGAGAAGATATTTCAAATCAAGATTTAGAACTATCAAACCATATTTTAAAACATGCTCCAAAATCTGAGGATGGTTATTTTATAGTTCCAAAAATTATTGAATAG
- the tgt gene encoding tRNA guanosine(34) transglycosylase Tgt, producing MEFKIDATSQGARACTIKTAHSTILTPVFMPVGTQGTVKALDANDMLELGAKIILGNTYHLYLRPGSKLIKKFGGLHGFSKFPNSFLTDSGGFQAFSLSDNSKPDENGIMFKSHIDGSKHYFTPQSVLDTQYDLGSDIMMILDDLVALPNTKERIQKSIERTTKWAKEAIEYHMSQKEKGIGVNQNIFAIIQGGTDKEFRKMSAEQLCALSDYDGFAIGGLSVGEPNQDMYDTVEWTTQFMPKNKPRYLMGVGTPEDLIENIERGVDMFDCVMPTRNARNGTLFTSFGRLNIKKAEFKEDENPIDSECECYTCKNFSRAYLNHLYRAGEITYFRLGSIHNIHYYLNLMKQARTAILNDNWVEFKKEFYAKRSK from the coding sequence ATGGAATTTAAAATAGACGCAACTTCACAAGGTGCTAGAGCTTGTACAATAAAGACAGCTCATAGTACAATATTAACTCCTGTTTTCATGCCAGTTGGAACTCAAGGAACTGTAAAAGCTCTTGATGCAAATGATATGTTAGAACTTGGAGCAAAAATAATACTTGGTAATACTTATCACTTATATTTAAGACCAGGAAGCAAACTAATCAAAAAATTTGGGGGACTTCATGGTTTTTCAAAATTTCCAAACTCATTTTTAACAGATAGTGGAGGTTTTCAAGCATTTTCACTAAGTGACAATAGTAAACCTGATGAAAATGGAATTATGTTCAAATCTCATATTGATGGAAGTAAACACTACTTTACACCACAAAGTGTTTTAGATACACAATATGATTTAGGTTCTGATATTATGATGATTTTAGATGATTTAGTAGCTCTTCCAAATACAAAAGAGAGAATCCAAAAATCAATAGAAAGAACAACTAAATGGGCTAAAGAAGCTATTGAATACCATATGTCTCAAAAAGAAAAAGGTATTGGAGTAAATCAAAATATTTTTGCAATTATTCAAGGTGGAACAGACAAAGAGTTTAGGAAAATGAGTGCTGAACAACTTTGTGCATTAAGTGATTATGATGGTTTTGCAATAGGTGGATTAAGTGTTGGTGAACCAAATCAAGATATGTATGATACAGTTGAGTGGACAACACAATTTATGCCAAAAAATAAACCTAGATATCTTATGGGAGTTGGAACACCTGAGGATTTAATAGAAAATATCGAACGTGGTGTTGATATGTTTGATTGTGTGATGCCAACAAGAAATGCAAGAAATGGTACGCTTTTCACAAGTTTTGGAAGATTGAATATAAAAAAAGCAGAATTTAAAGAGGATGAAAATCCAATTGATAGTGAATGTGAATGTTACACTTGTAAAAACTTTTCAAGAGCTTATTTAAATCATCTATATAGAGCAGGAGAAATTACATATTTCAGACTTGGTTCTATCCATAATATTCATTACTATTTAAACCTAATGAAACAAGCAAGAACCGCAATTTTAAATGATAATTGGGTTGAATTTAAAAAAGAGTTTTACGCTAAAAGAAGTAAATAA
- a CDS encoding COG3400 family protein has protein sequence MKKILIILDGIVAKKLMQRIIEANTGDNSYDVIYVSDAILPVQKPSNFTFYKFDPTSKSKLAMVLDKNIHTEVLIALNSKDEMLNVIKIIREHTKNLQMTVLDYWGIKVNDPLVNIYRGIEVLANGMVEKLPNVPVLAQNIGLKQGEIMEIRIPFGSSYAYRYIGSIEQKQWRIFGLYRNQKMIDIKPSLVLKPNDVILVIGKPDVLMQIYNVIGKTQGQFPMPFGSNIYLYLDLYLENEESVRKTIEEAKYLNQKLKNSLLVVRVTRPTTVQIMDIIKSELKYFPTVILQIDYANKGFSKIIKDDYRKYNIGMIMLTQEIFKNKEEAKLVLELKIPILKLGKENLKSVKRTAIILNDTHSYEQISPIVFDISSQLKVKTKIFDLDPIGEKDGKSPLLDHFENLAKIFNQKLEIVTSSENPIRELKKQKNMLQILPLKEEMFKKRLSFKFFYTNSDFIAFDMNRFNQLLIPISEE, from the coding sequence ATGAAAAAAATATTGATTATACTAGATGGTATTGTTGCAAAAAAATTAATGCAAAGAATTATTGAAGCTAATACAGGTGACAATAGTTATGATGTGATATATGTAAGTGATGCTATTTTACCTGTACAAAAACCTTCAAATTTTACATTTTACAAATTTGACCCAACATCAAAATCTAAGCTTGCAATGGTTTTAGATAAAAATATTCATACTGAAGTTTTAATTGCTCTTAACTCAAAAGATGAGATGTTAAATGTAATTAAAATTATTAGAGAACATACAAAAAATCTTCAAATGACAGTACTTGATTATTGGGGAATTAAAGTAAATGATCCTTTAGTTAATATTTATCGAGGAATAGAAGTTTTAGCAAATGGAATGGTGGAAAAACTTCCAAATGTTCCAGTTTTAGCTCAAAATATTGGATTAAAACAGGGTGAAATTATGGAGATAAGAATTCCATTTGGAAGTTCTTATGCTTATAGATATATTGGTTCAATTGAGCAAAAACAGTGGAGAATTTTTGGACTTTATAGAAATCAAAAAATGATAGATATAAAACCTTCATTGGTTTTAAAACCAAATGATGTAATTTTGGTTATTGGCAAGCCTGATGTTTTGATGCAAATTTATAATGTAATTGGAAAAACACAAGGTCAGTTTCCTATGCCTTTTGGGAGTAATATTTATCTTTATTTAGATTTATATTTAGAAAATGAAGAGAGTGTAAGAAAAACTATTGAAGAGGCAAAATATTTAAATCAAAAATTAAAAAATAGTTTATTAGTTGTAAGAGTTACAAGACCTACAACAGTTCAAATAATGGACATAATAAAAAGTGAATTAAAGTATTTTCCAACAGTTATTTTACAAATAGATTATGCAAATAAAGGCTTTTCAAAAATTATAAAAGATGATTATAGAAAATATAATATTGGTATGATTATGCTAACTCAAGAAATTTTCAAAAATAAAGAGGAAGCAAAACTTGTATTGGAGTTGAAAATACCTATTTTGAAACTTGGAAAAGAAAATTTAAAATCTGTAAAAAGAACAGCTATTATTTTAAATGATACCCATTCTTATGAACAAATTTCACCGATTGTATTTGATATTTCAAGTCAATTAAAAGTAAAAACTAAAATTTTTGATTTAGATCCAATTGGTGAAAAAGATGGAAAATCTCCTTTATTAGACCATTTTGAAAATCTCGCAAAAATATTTAACCAAAAATTAGAAATAGTTACAAGTAGTGAAAATCCAATAAGAGAGCTTAAAAAACAAAAAAATATGCTTCAGATTTTACCTTTAAAAGAAGAGATGTTCAAAAAAAGGTTATCATTTAAATTTTTCTATACAAATAGTGATTTTATAGCTTTTGATATGAATAGATTTAATCAACTTTTAATCCCAATCTCTGAAGAATAA